Genomic segment of Ferviditalea candida:
AATTTCATCATAGTGCTGCGCCCGCAGGAACTGCAGGTTGGGCAGCGCCAATTGTGTCCGCATCAGCAGCGCGTCAACTCCTCCGCGGAACAGCATCAGCATTGCGGCAATCATATACATAATCCCGATCTTTTTATGATCCACGCTCGTGATCCATTCCCTCCACAGCCAGCCCCACTTATGACAGCGGGTCAGGAAGAAAAGGATGCTCAAAACGCTCAATATAATGGCTGCATCCGCACTGTAGATCAACGGATCTCCGGTGACAAAAAAATGGGATGCGGTTAAATTTCCATTTCCCATATGATTTCTCTCCTTATCTTCGCCAAGAGGAAGGATGGTTCCGGTTCTTGTTTACAACGTCATTAAAAAGTCCTGGAGGATAAGCGGAATACGACATATGATCGGCAACTCCCGGCTTCTTTAATTGCTGATAGCCTGCTTGGGTAAGCGGGGGCGATGTTTTCTTGATCTGATCAACCCAGGCGTTGAAGCTGGATTGCGGTCTTGCAAGCACTTGAAACCGCATATGCGCAAATCCTCTGCCGGTAAAATTGGCGCCAGAACCGGCATAATCCCCGGTTTTGTCGGCCTGAAGCCACAGCCGCATGGCCATGCCCGGCATCGAATACTCTTGGCCGCCCAACTGGGGAACCCAAAACGAATTCATGGGCGCGTCTGAAGTGAGCACAAACTGGACAGGCATGCCTTCCGGAATTTCACAGTAATTCACGGTGGCAATTTGCTGATCCGGATACTGAAACAGCCATTTCCAATCCAGCGAGATCACCTGAATCGTGAGCGGCTTGACATCTTTGACCGGCGGCTTCACCAGCAGGAAGGTCGTATTCACGGTGTACCAACCCAATACGCCGACAATCAAAATCGGAATCCCCCACCACACCGTCTCCAGAAGCTTGCTGTCTGCCCATTCGGGAGTGTAAGGCGCATTATTTCCAAGGTGGGCGCGATAGCGGTAAACGATGTAAACCAAAATCAGCAGGACGGGAACGACAATCACGGCAATCAGGATAGCCGAGAACACAATGAGTTGATATTCGCTTTTTCCAACGGGTCCTTGCGGGTCCAACACCGGAAACTGGCTTCTGCAGCCTGCCAGGAAGAAAACGAATAAACCGGCGACGAGAAACGGTTTTGAACGCATAAAAAATTTCCGAAGCTTCATTTCACCCTCCCCATCTCTCAAAAAAATTCCCGCGGTTTTTTATTTGATGCCGCAGACAATCGTTTCGAGTCATCCTTTTTGCGATTTTCACAAAACCGGCACCATCCTGTAAAAGAAATTTCAAACAAATTTGCTGATTTGTTAACAAAATTGGAACGTGAACAATCTGCATCTTGAGAATTGTTTCATTTCAGTTCAAAATAGAAAGAGACCTTGTTCACAAAAACCATACTGGAGGAGTTCAACATGCGGCCCATCGATTTGGAAGCACTTCAGCACGCACTGGATCAGTACGCCGAGCAGGACGTATACCTTCATCTGGAAACGACAAACGGCGCATACGCCTCCCACTTGGATGCTACTAAAATTACCGCCGGCGCTTACATCCGCAACGGATTGATCCGCTACACCCGCGGCTCGGTCAAAGGGCAGGGCCCTTATCGCATCGGCTTGAAGCTGCCGCTCGGCTGGGTATATGCAGAGGGCTTGACCCATTGGGAAACTGACTCCGAAGGGCGATTGCTTACCGCTGGCCATGACGGAGACGGAAAGCTTGCCGTCGCATTGGAATTGAGCAGAACCCCGTTCCCTACCTGAAGCAGCAGTTATCGGCTATTCCGTTCAAGAACAATCGACAAGGAGGTAGCAAGATGATTCGTAAAGAACGGCATGTTTTGATCGTCCTGCCCCACCCGGATGATGAAGCGTTCGGGTTTTCCGGGACCGCCGCACACCACATCCAGAACGGCACTCCCGTAACTTATGTATGCTTGACCCTGGGACAGATGGGGCGAATGATGGGCAACCCCCTGTTTGCCAATCGCGAGACCCTGCCGCTCATTCGCGAGCGGGAATTGGAGGCCTCTTGCCGCTCTATCGGAATTACCGATTTGCGCAAGTTCGGTCTGCGCGACAAAACCGTGGAATTCGAAGATCCGGAGGCGCTGGCCGATCGCATACTTGATGTGGTTAGAGAAACCGATCCTTCGCTGATCATGACGTTTCACCCCGAGCTAAGCGTCCATCCGGATCATAACGCTACCGGAGCTGCAGTGATTCGCGCCGTCGCTCGCCTGCCCGAGCCGGAAAGACCGGATATTTACTGCCTCGGCTTTGCCAACCAAGTGGAGCAAGTATTGGGCCCGCCGGACATTGTGCATGACGTCAGCGCGTTTGCCAAACAAAAGATCGGATCGCTTTTTGCCCATCAATCGCAAATTCAATTTATTCACAATCGATTTGAAGGAAAGGATCCCGCCGAGGATCCGGAGCAGCTTAAAAAGATCAGCACAGAGCGTTTCTGGACTTATCGCTGGGAGTGGAATTCACCTTCCTGATTCCTCCCACAAAACCTGACGATCTATCGGATGCCAAAAAACGAGCATGAGAAAACCTCTATCGAGGCCTTTTCGGTGATGAGCGACCGCGTATAGCGGAAGGTTTTATCGCCAATCAGAAAGCTGCAGCAAGACCGCGTTTATATGTCGTTTTTCATGCCAATAAGAATTTGCTTTTGAAAAGCTCCGAAACTTATAAATGTGGTTACAAAGAGCCGCTCCGTTGCCGGTGCGGCTTTTGATGTGCTTTCGAGAAAAATAAGCTTCTCCAAAACAATTATAAATTCAGCTTATAAGTGAAATAAGCAGCGTGAATTTCCCATGTTCCCCCTGTTATGCTAGATTTAATTGAGAGCAAAATTTTGCGCTCGATTTTTTCGCGACAAAAAATCTGAATTTTTGCACATCATCTATTCTACTTGAAAGCGAGGGACGACAAGAGATGATCAAGGAGTTGAATATCATTGACAGCGGCCTTGGCAGTACGGCGGTCAAATGGGGCAAGGTCATCGACAATAACAGGTGCATCGGTTGCCACGCGTGTTCCACGGCATGCAAATCGGAACATGAAGTGCCGCTAAGCGTCAACCGAACGTATGTAAAGCAGGTGGAGGTCGGGATTTACCCCGAAGTCAGCCGCCATTTCCAGGTTACGCGGTGCAATCAGTGCGAAGATGCGCCGTGTGTTCCCGTATGCCCGGTTACGGCCATGTACAAACGCCCTGACGGGATCGTGGATTTTGACAGGGATATCTGCATCGGATGCAAAGCCTGTATCGCGGCATGCCCTTATGACGCCATCCATATCAGCCCGGAAAGCCACAGCGCCGAGAAATGCAATTTCTGCGCGCACCGCATCGACCAGGGCTTGGAGCCGGCATGCGTGGTGGTTTGTCCGGAGGAAGCGATCATTGTCGGAAACCTGTACGAACCGGAAAGCCTGGTCTCGCAAATCATCGCCAGACAGAAAGTCGATGTGCGCAAACCGGAGAAAGGCACCTCCCCGAAAGTCTTCTATGTAAACGCTAACGAATCCACATTATCTCCTACCGCCGCGAATTATACCGGCATGCATATGTATTCGCAGCAAAATGAGGGCTATCCCGTGGAAAGCATCAATTCTTCTCTGCGCAGCGTTGCCGCCGCGGTGGTCGCTTACGATGTTCCCCACAAGGCTCCATGGGGCTGGATGGTCTCGATGTACACATGGACCAAATCGATCGCGGCCGGCGTGTTCATGCTTTATGCGTTTCTCGGCCTGCTCGGTCAACCTATGGATGCCGCCTGGACGACAATGACCGCTGTTGTCGGAGGAGTTTTCCTAGCCTTGACGGGAGTTCTGTTAATCGCCGATTTGAAGCATCCGTCCCGGTTCTATACGATCTTCACCCGGCCCCAATGGAAATCGTGGCTGGTGCGCGGCGCATTCATTATTTTGGGTTATTCCATCGTCCTGCTGCTGCAGTTTATCGCCGGTATTGCCGGAAGTGCGGTGCTTGCCGAAGCCCTCTGGTGGCCAGGACTGATCCTTGGAACCCTTACGGCGATTTATACCGCATTTTTATTCTCGCAATCCAAAGGCCGCGATCTGTGGCAGAATCCGACGCTTCCGCTCCACCTTTTTGTTCAGGCGGTCTTGTCCGGTGCAGCCGCATTCGCCCTTCTCGCAATGTTTATGCCGCTTCCCGACGCTTCCCTTAATCTTGTTCGCGTCATCCTGCTCGCATCCGTCGCCCTTCATCTGGCCTTGATTCTCAGCGAAGCGGTCATTCCGCATATGACGGCGGACGCTTCCAGAGCAGCGCATCAAATGATCAAGGGCCGTTTCCGCAATTTTTACTGGACAGGAGTGGTCGCCGGCGGAATCGTGCCGTTCCTGCTCGCCTGGGCTTCCGGATCGGGAATGGTCGAGCTGGCCTCTCTGCTTGGTTTGATCGGTTTGTTGGCCTATGAGCATGCCTATGTGCAAGCAGGGCAATCGGTTCCTTTAAGCTGAATTTACATCAAAGTCATGGAGGGAAGAGCATGAGTACGACTGAAAAGAAAATTTTTGAACGATTTGGAAAGCTGAGTTCATTCCCGCCCCCTGACCGTTGGGACGACTGGGAAGAGCTGGACGCGAAGGCTTGGCCCCGGCAAGTGAAGAAAAATTATCGATTGATCCCCACAGTCTGCTTTAACTGTGAAGCCGCCTGCGGCTTACTCGCTTATATCGATAAAGATACGGGCAATATCCGGAAGCTGGAGGGTCACCCGCTGCATCCCGCGAGCCGCGGACGAAATTGTGCGAAGGGTCCCGCCACTATCGGTCAGGTAACCAACCCTGACCGCGTCCTTTATCCGATGCGCCGCAAAGGCGAGCGCGGCGGCGGCCAGTGGGAGCGTGTCAGCTGGAATGAAGTGCTCGATGATCTCGGCGGCAGAATTCGCAAGGCGATTCAGGAGAACCGCAAAGATGAAGTGGTGTATCACGTCGGCCGTCCAGGAGAAGACATGTTTACCGAGAGGGTGCTTTCCGCTTGGGGCGTGGATGGTCATAATTCGCACACCAACGTCTGCTCCTCCGGAGCGCGCACAGGTTATATGTTCTGGATGGGCATGGATCGTCCGGCTCCGGATTATACTGATGCCCGCTTCATCCTGATGTTGAGCGCCCATCTGGAATCCGGGCACTACTTTAACCCGAATGCCCAGCGGATCATTGAAGCCAAGCAGAAAGGAACAAAAATTTGCGTCATCGACACCCGTCTTTCCAATACGGCCTCCCGCGCGGACTATTGGATGTCCCCTTGGCCTGGAACGGAAACCGCGCTCCTGTTGGCTATTGCCAACTATTTGATCCAGAATGATCTATTCAACGCCGAGTATGTGCGCAAATGGGTCAATTGGGATGAGCTGCTTGCCGACCGTGCCTACTTGGATTTTCTTCACGAAACAGGGTATCTGGACCGCATGCCGAGCGGGTCTTCGTTTAAAGACTTTGTGCAATTTTTAAAAGACGTCTACAGGTCGTATACTTTTGAATGGGCGGAAGCGGAAACCGGCGTCAAAGCGCAAATGTTGGAGGATGTGGCGAAGGAGGTTGCCCGGGCTGGCAGCGCCTTCTCATCGAACATTTGGAGAAATGCGGCTGCGGGACACCGCGGCGGATGGATGATCGCGCGCGCGCTGTTTTTCATCAACGTGCTGATGGGCGCGGTCGGAAAGCCGGGCAGCATGCTTCCCAACTCGTGGGTCAAGTTCGTTCCCGGACCGTTCAATGAACCGCACCAGAACGTACGTTATTGGAATGAAAACCACTTCCCGAAGGAGTTTCCGCTGGCGAATTTCGAAATGGGCTTCTGTCTGCCGGATATTCTGCAGGACAACGGAAAGAGACTTGAGGTCTACTTTACTAGGGTATTGAATCCGGTCTGGACATTCCCGAACGGCTTTGCTTGGATTGATATGCTGTCGGATGAAAGCAAGGTGGGCATTCATGCCGCTTTGACCCCGACTTGGTCGGAAACGGCGCAATATGCCGATTACGTCCTGCCCATGGGCTTGGCAACCGAGCGTCATGATCTGCACAGCTATGAGACTCACGCGGCTCAATGGATCGGCTTCAGACAACCGGTGTTGCGCGTGGCAAAGGAACAGGCCGGAGAGAAGATCGAATTTACTTATCAGGCGAACCCCGGCGAAGTCTGGGAGGAGAATGAATTTTGGATTGAATTGTCGTGGCGCATCGATCCTGACGGCTCGATGGGAATTCGCAAGTATTTCGAATCGCCCTACCGCCCAGGAAGCAAAATCACGATCGAGGAATATTACCGCTGGATCTTTGAAAATTCCGTGCCCGGACTGCCTGAAGCGGCTGCGAAGGAAGGACTTTCGCCCATGGAATACATGCGGCGTTACGGAACTTTCCAAATCACAACCGACGTATTCAGCCTCAATGAAAAGCCGGTGCCCGAGGAAGTGCTCAAGGAAGCGACGATTGTTGCGCCTGCTGATCACAACCACCTGATTGCCAACGAAAATAAAGAAGTCGCGGCTGCAGAGGAAGCCGGTGTCTCAAGAAAACCGGGCGTATGGGCTCAGAAGCCGCCGAAAAAAATCAATTTCCGACCGTATCCGGGACCGTTTAAAAACGAACAAGGAGACGTTCGGGTCGGCATTGTCGTCGACGGAAAGCCGGTAGAAGGCTTCCCTACTCCGTCAGGCAAGCTGGAGTTTTTCTCGACGACGCTCAAGGATTGGAATTGGAAGGAATACGCGATTCCGATCTACCCGCGCAACCAGGAAGAACGCAAAAAAATGCCGCATGTCATCAGCCATGTTCATCCGGAATCGATCGACCGGAACAATTCAGAGTTCATTCTGCTTCCGACCTTCCGGCTGCCTACGCTGATCCATACCCGAACCAACGGAGCAAAATGGCTGTATGAGATTTCGCATGCGAACCCGATTTGGCTGAGTCCCGTAGACGCCAAAAAGCTAGGGGTAACGACCGGCGATCTCGTAAAATTGAGCACTGAAGTCGGCTATTTTGTCGATAAGGTTTGGGTAACCGAGGGCATTCGTCCCGGCGTCATCGCTTGTTCCCATCATTTGGGCAGATGGCGCCTGCACGAAGACCAGGGCAGCGACCGCTGGAACTCCTCGGTTGTCCGCTTGCAAAAGGATGGAACAAAGTGGCGGATGAAGCAGGTACACGGTCCGACCCCATTCAAGAGCGACGATCCCGATTCCGAGCGAATCTGGTGGACCGAAGGCGGCGTGCATCAAAATCTGATTTTCCCGGCACACCCCGATCCGATCAGCGGCATGATGTGCTGGCACCAGAAGGTGAGAGCCCTGAAAGCAAGCGCGGACGATCAATATGGCGACGTTCAAGTGGATACGCAAAAAGCGCACGAGGTATACCATGATTGGCTGAAGCTGACCCGCCCCGCTCCGGGACCCGGAGGAATGCGGCGCCCATACTGGATGATGCGGCCGCTCAAACCGCATCCCGATTATTACAAAATGCCAACCGAATAAGGAGGCCTCCCCTATGGAATTTCAAGTATACCCCGTTGCGCTGGGAAGGGACCAATCGGAAGCGGAGCTGCACATCTGGGATCCTGTTTGCGGCTTGAGTCAATCCTTTGAAGGAACTGCACTGATCCAATGCGACTCCCACTGGGGGGCCGGAATGATCGAGGATGAGGCCGCATTGATTCTGTATCTCTTTGAAGGGGAACAGGCCATTGAAGTATATTTTACGGAAAATGTGTCCGTTGGTCCGAATCGCGAGATGAATTCATGGGATGTGCTGCTATCGATGCAGCCGGAATCGCTGGTTTTAGTCTACGGAGAATCCCCCTCCGACCGAAGCGCTTGGCTGAAGGTAGACAGCAAGGAACCCGGCGGCTTGATGCTTGGCTTGGAAAGATTTGTTGAGCGGGTTCTGAGCATGGATACCGCCTCTGTGAGGGATCCTGTGCTGCAAAAGCTGACCGATTATTTCAAACAGTTCGTAACGACCAGCTGCTCGTAAGCCAGCTGCGGAAATTCACATCATCAACAAGGGACTATCCCAAAAGTCGAATGACTCTGGGATAGTCCTTTTTTTACCGTATTGTAAACCCTTTCAATTGAAGCCGATAAAATTTTAAAATTAGATGAACAAATTAATATTGCTTTCATCAGCAGCACCCAAAAACGTGGCAACGCCGGCATATTCAAGACCGTCGATCAATTCCTCCTTGGAAATTCCCATCACATCCATCGACATCGTGCAGGCAACCATTTTGATCTCAAGCTCCTTTGCCGTTTCCATTAATTCCGGCAAGCTGATGATATTTTTTTTGCGCATTTCACCCTTCATCATTTTGGCGCCCATTCCGCCGAAATTCATTTTGGAAAGTCCCAATTTCTCCGGCCCTCTCGGCATCATCTTTCCGAACATGGATTCAACAAAGCTTTTCTTGGCTGGGACATATTGATCCTTGCGCAAGATGTTCAGCCCCCAAAATGTAAAAAACATCGTGACTTCTTTCCCCATTGAGGCAGCGCCGGTTGCAATTATGAAGCTGGCCATCGCTTTGTCCAAATCCCCGCTAAATACGATCATTGTAGCTTTTTCCGACATTTTGCACTCCTCCAACTCATAAATTTTGCTCACTCGGATTAAATCCTTAACATTGCGGGCTCTTGTCCTTTGACTGGCCCTATATTGTTGTTCACCCCGATGGGGTGCGCACAATCTTTACCAAAAGCAAGTTGAAAAAGTCCCGCAGTAAGAAGAAAAATATTTCGAAGGAGCCGTCGGTCGGTGATATATGGCGGGAATTTGCAATGAAGGGTGGTTAAAGCACGGCATTTTTTCAAAACATTTTTTTAACCTTGTCATCATAATTATATCCCTAAATATCAGAATTTTCTATATAATAAAACGGAAAGATATGCTCTTTTTTAGAGCATATCTTTCGCCAACTCTGCTATTTTGGTGGCTGATCAAACGTATGCGCTTTTTTCCAATGCATCCCTCCATCGGATGTCGTATACATGACGGAAGGCTCGCTGTTATCCGTGCAGATCCACCAGCCGTGCTCGGCATCGGCAATGGCCAGCAGCGCCCCGCCGTATCCCATGTATTGAGCTTTGCCGTTGTTCCAGGTTTTACCGCCGTCCGTAGTCCATCCGACCGTGTTGGGATAGTCGCAAGCCGGACAAAAGCCGCCCATGAAAGCGACCTGAGGACTAACCACATATAAGGGACCCGGTTTGGAGCCGGCATTTCGCGGTCCGCTGGAATCATTCATCGGATAACCCGGTGCGGGTCCGGCTCCGGCCGTAGAATTCGCAATTACCGTCAGCCAATTCTTTCCGCCGTCGCTCGTGTGAAACAGCGAGTATGAGGTTTGCGACATCCCGGAATCGCCTATGCACTCTATCCAAGCATCATCGGCTCCTGCGGACCGGATAACAACTCCATTGAGCCGCGAAGCAGTGCTGCGGGACATGACGGTCTTCCAGGTCTGCCCCCCATCGACAGTCCGTTTGAACACGATTCTGCTGTTTTCTTGCGCCGCTGCCCAGCCGTGATTCTTGTCATGAAAATAAGCATCGCCAACTATAGCATTTGGTACCGGGAGCTTCTCCCAAGTACGCCCGCCATCCGTCGTATGCGCATTCGCTGCAAAAGCCTCTTGTTTGGATACGAAATGAAGAAATCCGCCATTCGGCATCCTGCCGACAGGCGACCAATGCGCCCCGCCGTCCGTTGTATGCAGCAAACAGCGTCCGTTTGAGTCGCCGGGATCGTGGCTGAATACCACCCAGGCTTGCTGACCGTTAAGAGCAAATATCTGCTCGACCGTTTGCTCGCCCACGTACTGTATCTTCCACTGCTTACCCGCATCATCCGTACGGGCGATCCAGCCACTGCCGCCAACCCAGCCGGATGCAGGATCGATCAGCCGCACTGCCGTCACTTTCCCCATAGTCGCGCCATCCTGTTTGCCCTGTGATTGGCCTGAACCCGGATCGGGACTTTGTTTTGAAGGATCTGTCGGCAGGGAGGACGGATTTGCAGCGTTGGTGTCTGTGTTTGTGTTTGTAGTCGGGTTTGGGCTTGGGCTGTTTGTGTTTGTGGTCGAG
This window contains:
- a CDS encoding ubiquinol oxidase subunit II; protein product: MKLRKFFMRSKPFLVAGLFVFFLAGCRSQFPVLDPQGPVGKSEYQLIVFSAILIAVIVVPVLLILVYIVYRYRAHLGNNAPYTPEWADSKLLETVWWGIPILIVGVLGWYTVNTTFLLVKPPVKDVKPLTIQVISLDWKWLFQYPDQQIATVNYCEIPEGMPVQFVLTSDAPMNSFWVPQLGGQEYSMPGMAMRLWLQADKTGDYAGSGANFTGRGFAHMRFQVLARPQSSFNAWVDQIKKTSPPLTQAGYQQLKKPGVADHMSYSAYPPGLFNDVVNKNRNHPSSWRR
- a CDS encoding YojF family protein, translating into MRPIDLEALQHALDQYAEQDVYLHLETTNGAYASHLDATKITAGAYIRNGLIRYTRGSVKGQGPYRIGLKLPLGWVYAEGLTHWETDSEGRLLTAGHDGDGKLAVALELSRTPFPT
- the bshB2 gene encoding bacillithiol biosynthesis deacetylase BshB2; amino-acid sequence: MIRKERHVLIVLPHPDDEAFGFSGTAAHHIQNGTPVTYVCLTLGQMGRMMGNPLFANRETLPLIRERELEASCRSIGITDLRKFGLRDKTVEFEDPEALADRILDVVRETDPSLIMTFHPELSVHPDHNATGAAVIRAVARLPEPERPDIYCLGFANQVEQVLGPPDIVHDVSAFAKQKIGSLFAHQSQIQFIHNRFEGKDPAEDPEQLKKISTERFWTYRWEWNSPS
- a CDS encoding 4Fe-4S dicluster domain-containing protein; amino-acid sequence: MIKELNIIDSGLGSTAVKWGKVIDNNRCIGCHACSTACKSEHEVPLSVNRTYVKQVEVGIYPEVSRHFQVTRCNQCEDAPCVPVCPVTAMYKRPDGIVDFDRDICIGCKACIAACPYDAIHISPESHSAEKCNFCAHRIDQGLEPACVVVCPEEAIIVGNLYEPESLVSQIIARQKVDVRKPEKGTSPKVFYVNANESTLSPTAANYTGMHMYSQQNEGYPVESINSSLRSVAAAVVAYDVPHKAPWGWMVSMYTWTKSIAAGVFMLYAFLGLLGQPMDAAWTTMTAVVGGVFLALTGVLLIADLKHPSRFYTIFTRPQWKSWLVRGAFIILGYSIVLLLQFIAGIAGSAVLAEALWWPGLILGTLTAIYTAFLFSQSKGRDLWQNPTLPLHLFVQAVLSGAAAFALLAMFMPLPDASLNLVRVILLASVALHLALILSEAVIPHMTADASRAAHQMIKGRFRNFYWTGVVAGGIVPFLLAWASGSGMVELASLLGLIGLLAYEHAYVQAGQSVPLS
- a CDS encoding molybdopterin-dependent oxidoreductase: MSTTEKKIFERFGKLSSFPPPDRWDDWEELDAKAWPRQVKKNYRLIPTVCFNCEAACGLLAYIDKDTGNIRKLEGHPLHPASRGRNCAKGPATIGQVTNPDRVLYPMRRKGERGGGQWERVSWNEVLDDLGGRIRKAIQENRKDEVVYHVGRPGEDMFTERVLSAWGVDGHNSHTNVCSSGARTGYMFWMGMDRPAPDYTDARFILMLSAHLESGHYFNPNAQRIIEAKQKGTKICVIDTRLSNTASRADYWMSPWPGTETALLLAIANYLIQNDLFNAEYVRKWVNWDELLADRAYLDFLHETGYLDRMPSGSSFKDFVQFLKDVYRSYTFEWAEAETGVKAQMLEDVAKEVARAGSAFSSNIWRNAAAGHRGGWMIARALFFINVLMGAVGKPGSMLPNSWVKFVPGPFNEPHQNVRYWNENHFPKEFPLANFEMGFCLPDILQDNGKRLEVYFTRVLNPVWTFPNGFAWIDMLSDESKVGIHAALTPTWSETAQYADYVLPMGLATERHDLHSYETHAAQWIGFRQPVLRVAKEQAGEKIEFTYQANPGEVWEENEFWIELSWRIDPDGSMGIRKYFESPYRPGSKITIEEYYRWIFENSVPGLPEAAAKEGLSPMEYMRRYGTFQITTDVFSLNEKPVPEEVLKEATIVAPADHNHLIANENKEVAAAEEAGVSRKPGVWAQKPPKKINFRPYPGPFKNEQGDVRVGIVVDGKPVEGFPTPSGKLEFFSTTLKDWNWKEYAIPIYPRNQEERKKMPHVISHVHPESIDRNNSEFILLPTFRLPTLIHTRTNGAKWLYEISHANPIWLSPVDAKKLGVTTGDLVKLSTEVGYFVDKVWVTEGIRPGVIACSHHLGRWRLHEDQGSDRWNSSVVRLQKDGTKWRMKQVHGPTPFKSDDPDSERIWWTEGGVHQNLIFPAHPDPISGMMCWHQKVRALKASADDQYGDVQVDTQKAHEVYHDWLKLTRPAPGPGGMRRPYWMMRPLKPHPDYYKMPTE
- a CDS encoding DsrE/DsrF/DrsH-like family protein, whose product is MSEKATMIVFSGDLDKAMASFIIATGAASMGKEVTMFFTFWGLNILRKDQYVPAKKSFVESMFGKMMPRGPEKLGLSKMNFGGMGAKMMKGEMRKKNIISLPELMETAKELEIKMVACTMSMDVMGISKEELIDGLEYAGVATFLGAADESNINLFI